From Candidatus Stygibacter australis:
AATAAATTCTTTAATTTGTGATAATACGATATCTGATATCGGTGGAGATGGGGCAGGAATTGATTTGGATTATTCATCGTTAGAAATGAATTTCTGCACTATTATAAATAATGTTTGTGAAGATTCAAATGAAAGGGAACATGGAATTTCGCAAACGATTAGTGATAATAACTACAAAAATATCAGTAATAGTATAATTTTGGATACATCGACTTTTTATGATGAAGCTGATGATTATGATATAATAAGATATTGTGGACATTTAGATGATGATAATATGGAACCATATCCAGCCCAAATCAATCAAGGCAATTTTGAAACTACTGCATCTGAGGCTTTTGTATCTGGAGATGATCTTTATCATCTTTGCTGGGATTCACCGTGCATTGATGCCGGTGATCCGGATAATGATGGTGATTTTGAAAACTGGTTGTTTGATGAAGACGATCAGGATTCTGATGGATCACGGCTTAGTATCGGATATGCAGCCTATGAAGATCAGGACAGATGGGAATATGAAGACGGAGACATTGTCTGGATGAGCTTTCCGAAACTGCCATGCTCTGATGGTGTAAATAATGGAGATCAGATATATGCTTCGACAGTGTTTGAGAGATTTCTGGAGACGACGATACCTGATAGTATTTTTGTATGGCAGGAAAGAGATATAGGATTAAGCCCCAATTTTACAGGAATTTATAATTACTTCAGTGGAGAATATAATTGGTCTTCAGTAAATTATAGTTTCAATAGTACAGATGGTTTGAAAATAAAAATAAGAGATAATTTTGATCCGATCAATCCTTTGATAGTCGGAGGACTTTCATGTGAACTTAATACTTCTCTGACAGTTACAACGGAAGCAGGTGATGTGAACTGGGTAGGGTATTTTGTGCCATATAAGATGAACGTGATGGACGCTTTTTATGAAACGACCTTAGATAGTCTTACAGCAATAAAAACCCATGACTGGTCTTTGTATAAAATTCATGGAGAATGGTTTGGGTCCTACCCGCCAGGAGGTCCTACATTATATTATGGAGATATGCTGGAATTATATACTAATGCGAGTAGTGATTTCTCATTCTACTGGCGGACATTCGGGACATCAGGTGGAGATTATGAAAGAAAGGAAACTCAATACTTTTCCTATGAAGAAGAGCTTGATTATCAGTCAATATTCGTGGAACTGGGTGAAGAAAAGCCTGATGAGATAGCTGTTTATATTGATGGTGTTTGCAAGGGAGCAGAAGTGGTTGATGTGGATTCACTTCTGGAAATCAGAGCTTATATCATGGAAGAACCACAAGGTCAGGAGATAGAAATTGTTACTGCCAGTGGCAGAGTTGTACCATCAAAAGTCGATTATAAAGTAGTTATTGAGGGTGGACAACGGAAAGATGGGAGTATATTTACTGACAGAAGAAAGCTGTATCAGATAGTATCACTTGAATTAGGAGAAGAAGTTCCTGAACCGAAGAAAGTGCTTACTTGTTATCCCAATCCCTTTAATCCGGAACTGACAATAGAATTTTTTACCACAGAGAGCACAGAGAACACAGAGATTACGATTTACAATATTAAAGGGCAAAAAGTGAGAAAACTGGTTAATACTGTTGTATCTACTGGAGAACATTCAGTGGTCTGGCAGGGCAAAGATGATAAAGGAAATCAGGTAAGTAGCGGAGTGTATTTTATCCGAATGCAGATTGGTCAACAGGTTTATACTGGGAAAGCGGTTTTGATGAAATGATATCGAGAGACGTATATTTCTGGGAACTACGAGTTCCAGCTCGTAGAATTATGAATAACGCCTGCTAATTTAAGAAACGGGAACTACGACGAATAGCTTTTTATGAGAAAATACTCAACGAGCTGGAGCTCGTAGTTCCCGGGTTATAAGGATATAATTATGAAGAAGTATTTTATCTTATTTATTGGTCTGGTTTTGATTGGGATATTGCAGGGGACTACAATCATAGTTGATATTGAAGGTACCGGTGATTACACATCTATCCAGGAAGGAGTGGATGCCAGTGTGAATGGTGATACAGTGCTGGTTTATCCGGGCAGGTATTATGAGAATGTGGATTATAATAATCATACTATTGCCCTGGGCAGCTTAAATCTTACGACCGGTGAAAGGCATTATATCAGGGAAACAATTATTGATGGTAATCTGGAAGATAGTTGTATTATTGTAAAAAGAGCAGAAGGTGAAGGGACTCTTTTATGCGGATTTACTATCACCAATGGTTCAGGACATTATATGACTATTGCTAGTGGTGACGGTGGTGGCATATTTGTTTATGGCAATTATGGTGCACGATTGGAAGTAAAAAACTGTATAATAGAATATAATAAAGCAAATAGGGGTGGGGGAGGAATTTTTTTAAGTTATGGTGCATATATTTATCTATCTGGAACGACCATAAGGTTTAATTATGCTTATGGTGCTGCTGGCGGAATATCAAAACAAACCGGTACGACATTAGAATTTGATCCATATAATCTATGTAATATCTATGGCAATTATGCAGCCTATGCCTGTATGATGGGGAGGGGAATAGATCCGGATAATCCCGATACTTTATATATCTATGCAGATACACTTAGCTTTGAAGAACCAGACCGGTATTTTATTTATCAGAGTGGAGGTAGTAATACATATATTGATCCGGATGAACATCTAGTAATCGAATCGCAGCATTGCTATTATGATTTTATTGATGCAGACTTTTATGTATCTCCGGATGGTGATGATGCAAATAGTGGACTAAATCCCGAAGAACCCAAAAAAACTATAGCCAGTGCTATCACTTTATGCGTTTCTAATCCTGATAGTCCTAATACAGTTCACTTACTTCCCGGTTATTACAGCCCGTCTCTAAATGAACAATATTTTCCTTTGAATATGCGGGAATATGTAAGCATTGTCGGTACTTCAAGAGATGAGGTGTTTCTGGACAGGGAAACTTCTGCGAATTACATTTATGATATGAATGGAGGATATAATTATAGTATAAAAAATATAACTTTTACTGGTGGAATAGGAGGAGGTCAAAGCAATCCTGATCTAAGATTCTGGGATTTTACTGAAGACCCGATCAGAAGTGTAATAATGGATAGTTTAAGATTTGACAGCGCTGTTCCGAAATTGGGTATTTTAGCCTCAAGAATTGACTTTGAAATATCAAATATAATAATTGAAAATTCAGAATCCGGTTTTTTGGGATACTTTCCAATTCCTGGTAATCGCAGTTTTGTAAAAAATACTATATGCAGAAACAGCCAGGCAACATTTATTACCAATGATAATTATACTGAAACTGAAGATCTACCTGTATTAAATGTTATAAACTATCTTCAGGTTGATAACTCCATAGAAAGTATCCTGAGGATGTGGAATTATGGACCAGTTGCCACTTGTTATGCAGTAACTAATTTTATTAATTGTACATTAATGAATAACAGCATTGTGCCTTTTAATAATCACGCTTTTGCCAAGGCTTATCAGGGTGGAGAGATAAATTTCTATAATTCGATTGTCTATGGAAATGTGGGAACACAACTGAATCTTGATACAAATGGTAATGATCGACCCAGCACTGCAACTATATCACACAGTCTTCTGCAGGGAGGAGAAACAGGAATAGTACATCAGGGAGATACTGTTCTTAACTGGCTGGATGGTAATCTGGATTGTAATCCGATGCTGGATGAAGTTTATAGTCCATTGGATAATTCACCGGTAATAGATGCCGGAACTCTTAATTTACCAGAAGGGATAGAACTTCCTGAGACTGATGTTTATGGCAATCCGCGGATATATGGCAACGGAATTGATATGGGAGCAGTAGAATGGCAGGGAACCGAAAATAGTTCAGATGAGATTTCAGTGCTCCCTGATGAACTGATAATCTATCCTAATCCCTTGATAGCAGGAAATCTGCGTGATGGCAATGCCAAAATATTATGGCTGGGAGAGAATTCAGATGATATCAGTATTGAGATATTTAATATTAAAGGGCAGAAACTTCGTAAATTGAAAATTGAAAATGTAAAATGTAAAATGAATTCAGTAGAATGGAATTTGTGTGATGATAATGGTAAGCAGGTAAGCAGTGGAGTATATTTTGTGCGAATGAAAACCGCTGAAGAATATATATATCAGACAAAGGTGACAGTGATCCGTTAAAGAAGAATAGAACACAGATTGGGCGGATTACGCGGATATATACTGATAAGAAAAGATTGAGCTTAACCTATCTGGGAACTACGAGCAATGGTCAGTAGTTCCTGAGTAGATTTTATAAACCTCTGGTTCTATATTTTCGGGGACAAGCTCGTGGATAGATTTTCCATGAGCAAGCAGGTTCCTGATTTGGGTGGAAGATATGTCAATAGGGGGAATATTCAGGAATTGATGATGCTTCAGATCACTGGCAAGGGATATATCCTGATCAATTGTGCGGGTAACTATCAAAAATTCGATATTATCTTTCAGCCAGGAATATTTATACCATCTATTTAGTTCCGGGATTATATCATAACCGATGATGAAGATGAATTCGTGCTGTGGATAGCTTTTATACAGGAATTGCATAAGTCTTTGGGTGTAACTGGGGTCAGAGGAGCGTTTTTCATAATCTTTAACTTTGAGGTAGGGTAAATCAATAATCGCTTTTCTGATCAGATCAAGTCGCTGGTCAAAATCAGCATTTCCTTTGTGATCTTTCAGGGGGTGAATGTAGGAGGGAATAAACCAGACCTGTTGTACGATCCGGCTTTCAATAACAGCCTGAGCAATTTTTATATGCCCATTATGAATGGGATTAAAAGAACCGCCCAGCAGTCCTATTTTCATTCTTCCAGCTTTTTAGCCAGTTTATCCCTTTTATGCTGGATAATTTCAGTTTTCTTGTCATCAGGATATTTCTGGTTAAGCTTTGCCAGCATCAGATCAGTATTTTCCAGGTCTTTGCGATAGAGATACATCTTTGCCGAATAGAAAATCGCTTTTTTATCTAATTCATCATGATTATTTAACTGGATGATCTCATTGAAATAAAGCAGAGCAGAAGGAAAATCAGATAGTTTATAATAGGCATATCCATTATGATATTTCTTTTCCAGCAGCTTGTAACGGCACTCTTTGATATATTCAACGGCTTCTTTTTTGTTTTCATCAAAAGGGAATCTATCAATATATTCTGTAAAAGCATCTATCGCAGAAAAGGTTTCATCCTGGTCATAATGAGCATCAAGCGAGAGTTTGTAATAGCAAATCCCGATCTGAAAAAAAACACGAGCTACCTGAGGATGGTCGTTGAACTGGCGAATAAATTCTTCATACTCAAATCTGGCATCGATATATTCCTTTCGAAAAAAGAAGCAGTCAGCAAGACGCATTTGAGCATCTGCCAGAAGAATTGTGCTGCTTTCATTGATGATCTTCTGATAGTAAGGGGTAGCTTTTTTATATTTTCCCCGAGCAAAGAAATTATCCGCTGTTTGTTTTGCTTTTTCGGGGCTCATCTGCTGAATAGCTTTTGTGGATGAACAGGCAGAAAGCAGTAATAATATGATCAGTAATGCAGGAATCCAGATTTTTTTTAACATATAATCTCCATAAAATGGCAGGGTGATATCATCCCGCCAGATCAATTATTTAACCTTTAAGAAAAAATACTTTATAAGCTTTGTAAGATGAATAAATATCTGCTTTGCTGGTGAGTTCATAGAGCGAATGCATTCCCAGAACACCAGGTCCGCAATCAATCACTTCAGCACCATATTCTGCCATGAATTTGGCTATTGTTCCCCCGCCGCCTTCGTCAACCTTGCCTAAGGCACCTGATTGCCAGCAGACTCCGCCCTCATTGAATATCCTGAAGACCTGGGCATTAAATTCTGCATTAGCATCATTAGAACCACCCTTGCCACCGGAACCGGTAAATTTAGCAATTCCTACTCCACAACCCAGATGAACAGCATTCTGCTTTTCATGTACAGAAGGATAATTAGGATTAATTGCCGCATTCACATCGGCAGAGAGTATCTGACTGTTCAGGAGTGTCTTACGCAAAGTTACACTGTCATTTTTCTCGCCACTGGCTGCCAGAAGGTCAGCAATAAAATCTATAATGAAAGCTGACTTGGCTCCTGAATTGCCTTCGGAACCAATCTCTTCTTTATCTGCCAGGAATACTATTGCTGTTTTCTGGAAATCAGCATCAGTAATATCGGTGATTGCACGGGCTGAAGTGAAAGCACAAATGCGGTCATCCTGACCATAGGCAAGAACCATGGAGCTGTCTAAACCAGCATCTCGAGCTTTTCCAGCAGGCACTATTTCCAGCTCTGCACTCAGAAAATCTTCTTCTCTGATACCATATTTTTTATTCAGCATTACCAGAGCATTAAGTTTCACAGCTTCTTTTACATCCTTATCTTCAGGATCGATGAAAGGAATAGAATTAAATACTATCTGCATATGTTCTGCTTTTACAGCAGTAGCCAGTTTTTCATTATATTGGATTTTTCTGGCTAAATGAGGCAGCAGGTCAGGCATCACAAACACAGGATCATCATCTACCTCACCAATGCAAATATCTACCTTAGTTCCGTCTCTACGAATGATCACACCATGAATTGCCAGAGGTGTCGACATCCATTGATATTTTTTCACTCCACCATAATAATGGGTTTTGATAATTCCTAATCCGCTGGCACTGTCTTCTGCCAGTGGTGACTGCTTGAAATCTACTCTGGGGGCATCAATGTGAGAAACAATAAGATTTACACCAGCACTTACAGGCAATTTACCTTTCTGGGCAATGGCAACATTTTTTGCTTTTGAGGTACGGTAATATTTCTTAGATTTCACGCCATCACTTAGTTCAGCATAACCCAAATCCGGAAGCAGTTTCTGATAAAAATCAGTACATTCCCGTTCTGTTTTACATTTATCGAGAAAATGCTTATATTCATCCGCTAATGCGAAAGCATCTCCTTTTTCCGAACTGAATTCCTTCCAGAAATTTTGCCTTGAATAAGTTAGGTCTTTTTGGATATCTTTAGTTTTTTTCATATTAAATCCTCTATATATGGTTATTTTATTGAAATGATCTTGAATCTAAAAGTGCCTTTAGGCGCTTTGACCTCAATGATATCACCCACTTTTTTCCCGATAACTGCTTTTCCTCTGGGAGATAGAATTGAAGTCCTTTCATAATCATCATCACTTTTAAATACTTCGTCCCCACCAACCAGTTGCAGATAAATATTTTCGTTATTATCAAGATTCTGCATACATACCCTGGCACCAAAACGGGCAGTATCCTTGGAAAGGTTATCGTGATCGATCACAATCAGAATACCCATTCTCTTGCTAAGATTATTATATTCATTTTCAATATCACGCTGTTTTTCACGAGCAGCATGATATTCAGCATTTTCGCTTAAATCACCCATTTCACGGGCTACCACTACCTGTTTTATGATCTCTGCCCTTGCATCTATCAGTTCTTGAACCCGTCTGCGAAGCCTCTGCATTCCGTCTTTAGTGATATAATTTGCCATTACTTTATTTCCTCTTTTTCTTAAGTACCTTCAGGGCGTGCAGACCAAATTTCTTTAAGCGGATATTACCACTTTGAGACCAGTGCATAACTGCTGTTTCTATATCTGGATGATAATCCATTATTGCACTCGTAAGTATCTCAGCAAAAATAGGTTCACGCGTATTTTGATAATGGCTGTAGATCTCAAAATAAAAATCAGGATTGATCTTATAAATAGATTTAAGCGCTGCAATATTCAGTTTTATCATTGGTTCACCGGCATTCAGCCAGCCAGATTCCAGGTGATGAAAAATTTCAGGTATGTTCTCAGGGTGAGTCTGCATGATACGCGTTATAATCCTTTGCATGGAGATTGTAAGGCTCGGATGATCATTTTTTGCCCAGTTGATAATGATATTTTGATATCTGACAGGATCTTTGCGAACTAAGGGACTGATCGCTTTATCAACAATCAGAGTAGCCAGTCTCACATCTTTGAGAATGAAAAGCTTCTTTTCCAGATAAGGAAAAAATGTCTCGGGAGATTTTTGTAATGCTCGGGTCATAATATAGGCAAATATAGTTTTTCCTGTCTCACCCTTATGATCAAAGATATAGTTATAAAATTCAATATACTCTTCGGGATGGTTAGCAATTTTTGATGCTATCTGTTTACCTACAAAGGCAATTACCTCATTGGGTATTTTATTGTTGACCCTCAAAGGATACGCATTATATACAATTTCAATATCATAAAAACCCTCGGGGATTTTATTCTTGAAGAAATCATCTGAATCTGTGCGTAACCGCTTTTTCCAGTCCATTGATATCATTTTTTCTCCTTACCTGGGCAAAGCGCCTAATTTATTACTGCTATTTTTCCCCGCTGTCTATTTCCACCTATCTGCATTATATAAAAATACATACCGGATGATACTCTGTTGCCCGAATTATTTTCTCCTTTCCAGGAATAATAATTCTCCAGTACTGTACGGGGTGCAAAACTGGCGTGAAAAACCAAAGCTCCGGTTAAATCATATATCCACAAATCACCTTTTTCACCTAAAGGAAGAGAAGCAAATCTAAACTCCTCATATTTTCCTGTTTCAAAGGGATTAGGATAAGCTACCATATTTTCAAGTGTTCTATCTGTCAAGGTGAAATATGTTTTGTTACCCAGGTTATTGATCAAATTACCTGCCAGATCTGAGATATTACTAATTTTGAGATAATATGGCTGATTGCTTGGAAGCATCGGTTTACCTAAAGAGATAACAACCTGTTCCGCTTCTACAGTGATCAGACGGATATAATTATCAGGGTCTGCAAGTGGGGTGGTCAGGTGATAATTAGAAAGGGATGATGCCCCATTTTGATCTATGGCTTCACTGAAATGAACAATCACAGTTTCATGATCTATTACTTCTGAAGAAACAATCTGAGGAGCACATGTGTCTGGTTGCCAGTCAAAACCATAAACTGCATTACTCAATGTTATCCCATTTTCTGAATCAAGATTACTGACCTCGATCTGATAATTATCATCCTCAGGTATTTGCTGATGAAATGTGAGGATCAAACCTTTCTTTTGATCAGTAGTATTTACGGATGCCGGTCTGCCAAGACCATTATTTACCAGAAAATGTCCGGTATTTACAGAAGTGTTTGCCAGAGGTTGATCAAAGATAATTTCCAGATTCCAGGGTGAGATCATTATAACGGGTTTTGCCAGAGCAGGGGGATAATCCGGAGTTGCTGACTGCCAGAATGTAGGTAGGCTTTCCTCTGGCTGATAAGTACTGTTATATATTGTTAGCCGGTAATCCCAGGAAGTACCCTGCTGCAGATCATCATCAATATAGCTGCACTCTGTTGTTTCTGCCAGCAGAATTTCCTGCCAGTCACTTTCAGAATGTGCTTTGCGATATATCCGGAAAGATTCAGCAACCAGATTTGGCAGCCAGGTGAGATTAACAGAATTCTCATCAATTATTTCAAGCTGAAATCCTTCAACAGGAGGAGGACCGGTAAATTCTTCCCGAAGCTGAATATAATTGACTTCTCGATCACCAGATATTGAGGAATTAGCAATTATATGACCATAATTCCCGTTAATTGCAGGTATTGCAGCAATCGTATTAGGGTATTCCTGATCAGATGAACCATTCCAAATGGGCATATAGCTGTCATTGATATCATCCCCGTCAGTATCTATATAATCAATAATATAAAGATTGGGATCTAAAGCAAAAATCAGTTCTTCATCTCCATCTCCATCAAGGTCTGAACAAGTAATGGCATTTTTTTCTCGATATTCGTCAAAGTAAAGAGTATCTGTGGCGATATAATTATCATCAATTCCTGAAAAAGAAAAAAAGACAAAA
This genomic window contains:
- the bamD gene encoding outer membrane protein assembly factor BamD, whose protein sequence is MLKKIWIPALLIILLLLSACSSTKAIQQMSPEKAKQTADNFFARGKYKKATPYYQKIINESSTILLADAQMRLADCFFFRKEYIDARFEYEEFIRQFNDHPQVARVFFQIGICYYKLSLDAHYDQDETFSAIDAFTEYIDRFPFDENKKEAVEYIKECRYKLLEKKYHNGYAYYKLSDFPSALLYFNEIIQLNNHDELDKKAIFYSAKMYLYRKDLENTDLMLAKLNQKYPDDKKTEIIQHKRDKLAKKLEE
- a CDS encoding choice-of-anchor Q domain-containing protein, with the translated sequence MKKYFILFIGLVLIGILQGTTIIVDIEGTGDYTSIQEGVDASVNGDTVLVYPGRYYENVDYNNHTIALGSLNLTTGERHYIRETIIDGNLEDSCIIVKRAEGEGTLLCGFTITNGSGHYMTIASGDGGGIFVYGNYGARLEVKNCIIEYNKANRGGGGIFLSYGAYIYLSGTTIRFNYAYGAAGGISKQTGTTLEFDPYNLCNIYGNYAAYACMMGRGIDPDNPDTLYIYADTLSFEEPDRYFIYQSGGSNTYIDPDEHLVIESQHCYYDFIDADFYVSPDGDDANSGLNPEEPKKTIASAITLCVSNPDSPNTVHLLPGYYSPSLNEQYFPLNMREYVSIVGTSRDEVFLDRETSANYIYDMNGGYNYSIKNITFTGGIGGGQSNPDLRFWDFTEDPIRSVIMDSLRFDSAVPKLGILASRIDFEISNIIIENSESGFLGYFPIPGNRSFVKNTICRNSQATFITNDNYTETEDLPVLNVINYLQVDNSIESILRMWNYGPVATCYAVTNFINCTLMNNSIVPFNNHAFAKAYQGGEINFYNSIVYGNVGTQLNLDTNGNDRPSTATISHSLLQGGETGIVHQGDTVLNWLDGNLDCNPMLDEVYSPLDNSPVIDAGTLNLPEGIELPETDVYGNPRIYGNGIDMGAVEWQGTENSSDEISVLPDELIIYPNPLIAGNLRDGNAKILWLGENSDDISIEIFNIKGQKLRKLKIENVKCKMNSVEWNLCDDNGKQVSSGVYFVRMKTAEEYIYQTKVTVIR
- the greA gene encoding transcription elongation factor GreA; this translates as MANYITKDGMQRLRRRVQELIDARAEIIKQVVVAREMGDLSENAEYHAAREKQRDIENEYNNLSKRMGILIVIDHDNLSKDTARFGARVCMQNLDNNENIYLQLVGGDEVFKSDDDYERTSILSPRGKAVIGKKVGDIIEVKAPKGTFRFKIISIK
- a CDS encoding FlgD immunoglobulin-like domain containing protein, with the translated sequence MDKLYYILLAIVLLPAFLFCDTWYVDCNVTQSGNGTSAEEAFQTIQEAINCQSLAENDTILILPGTYFEEIYINTGAPDSLTICSNYFFTGNENYIDTTIIDGDNAYYGIHLSGPKGYTIDGFTITDCYINSYAHAAGITIGNSAYGSNDTVIRNCIIANCVNNGNGGGAIRIYKGANILIDSCTIENNINDNLNGHILGAGGIFIHGQAVCYNLEIRNSIIRNNSDGGIYLSNLSSEYVDVLTVINSLICDNTISDIGGDGAGIDLDYSSLEMNFCTIINNVCEDSNEREHGISQTISDNNYKNISNSIILDTSTFYDEADDYDIIRYCGHLDDDNMEPYPAQINQGNFETTASEAFVSGDDLYHLCWDSPCIDAGDPDNDGDFENWLFDEDDQDSDGSRLSIGYAAYEDQDRWEYEDGDIVWMSFPKLPCSDGVNNGDQIYASTVFERFLETTIPDSIFVWQERDIGLSPNFTGIYNYFSGEYNWSSVNYSFNSTDGLKIKIRDNFDPINPLIVGGLSCELNTSLTVTTEAGDVNWVGYFVPYKMNVMDAFYETTLDSLTAIKTHDWSLYKIHGEWFGSYPPGGPTLYYGDMLELYTNASSDFSFYWRTFGTSGGDYERKETQYFSYEEELDYQSIFVELGEEKPDEIAVYIDGVCKGAEVVDVDSLLEIRAYIMEEPQGQEIEIVTASGRVVPSKVDYKVVIEGGQRKDGSIFTDRRKLYQIVSLELGEEVPEPKKVLTCYPNPFNPELTIEFFTTESTENTEITIYNIKGQKVRKLVNTVVSTGEHSVVWQGKDDKGNQVSSGVYFIRMQIGQQVYTGKAVLMK
- a CDS encoding aminopeptidase, producing the protein MKKTKDIQKDLTYSRQNFWKEFSSEKGDAFALADEYKHFLDKCKTERECTDFYQKLLPDLGYAELSDGVKSKKYYRTSKAKNVAIAQKGKLPVSAGVNLIVSHIDAPRVDFKQSPLAEDSASGLGIIKTHYYGGVKKYQWMSTPLAIHGVIIRRDGTKVDICIGEVDDDPVFVMPDLLPHLARKIQYNEKLATAVKAEHMQIVFNSIPFIDPEDKDVKEAVKLNALVMLNKKYGIREEDFLSAELEIVPAGKARDAGLDSSMVLAYGQDDRICAFTSARAITDITDADFQKTAIVFLADKEEIGSEGNSGAKSAFIIDFIADLLAASGEKNDSVTLRKTLLNSQILSADVNAAINPNYPSVHEKQNAVHLGCGVGIAKFTGSGGKGGSNDANAEFNAQVFRIFNEGGVCWQSGALGKVDEGGGGTIAKFMAEYGAEVIDCGPGVLGMHSLYELTSKADIYSSYKAYKVFFLKG
- the nadD gene encoding nicotinate (nicotinamide) nucleotide adenylyltransferase, translated to MKIGLLGGSFNPIHNGHIKIAQAVIESRIVQQVWFIPSYIHPLKDHKGNADFDQRLDLIRKAIIDLPYLKVKDYEKRSSDPSYTQRLMQFLYKSYPQHEFIFIIGYDIIPELNRWYKYSWLKDNIEFLIVTRTIDQDISLASDLKHHQFLNIPPIDISSTQIRNLLAHGKSIHELVPENIEPEVYKIYSGTTDHCS